In one Hypomesus transpacificus isolate Combined female chromosome 18, fHypTra1, whole genome shotgun sequence genomic region, the following are encoded:
- the letmd1 gene encoding LETM1 domain-containing protein 1 has product MVVLPCTGYGGLSRALILHGFGTNVVNARTYSSLRATSKPRLSLYREYSFSKARQGIGREVTTRLQSVNEKYEGFLKRRFPRFYVLYHTFVKGFQLLFQDANEVKMIKIRMITQNIQVQDLPYRDMEKLRKFRRDLIKGIPLVMISIPPFANYLVFFLMYIFPRQLLIPQFWTPQQQADFQVVYHSHRAQHYGAVLQTLKMAGSNTKDGLLQRSLEDLCSKVQRGVHPNWSEILSLRGLFSGPPLEINRLSADHMRHLSPVLFLTHRLPYFLIGHRLRSHSLELLQLDRALSKLGLHQLSDSELRQACYTRGLNSDMLSLNQRREWLSNWLQLSTRLKESEISLLLHSMVLLSANYPKHNCH; this is encoded by the exons ATGGTGGTGCTGCCCTGTACAGGATACGGTGGTCTGTCTAGGGCACTAATACTGCATGGTTTCGGAACTAATGTGGTCAATGCCAGGACATATTCTTCCCTCAGAGCCACTTCTAAACCACG GCTGTCACTCTACAGAGAATACTCATTCTCCAAAGCTAGGCAAGGAATTGGACGAGAAGTAACGACCAGGCTTCAGTCGGTTAATGAAAAGTATGAAGGCTTCCTTAAAAGGCGTTTTCCCCGATTTTACGTGCTCTATCACACCTTTGTGAAAG GTTTCCAGCTGCTTTTCCAAGATGCTAATGAGGTAAAAATGATCAAAATTAGGATGATTACTCAAAATATCCAAGTGCAGGACCTGCCCTATCGGGATATGGAGAAACTTAGGAAG TTTCGCAGAGACTTGATCAAAGGGATTCCACTGGTGATGATCTCTATTCCTCCCTTTGCCAACTACCTGGTTTTTTTTCTTAT GTACATTTTCCCTCGTCAGCTCCTGATCCCCCAGTTCTGGACACCCCAGCAGCAGGCTGACTTCCAGGTAGTGTACCACTCACACAGGGCCCAGCACTATGGGGCTGTGCTACAGACACTTAAAATGGCAGGTTCCAATACCAAAGATGGACTCCTTCAAAGAAGCCTTGAAGACCTCTGTTCCAAG GTGCAAAGGGGAGTACACCCCAATTGGTCTGAAATCCTTTCATTACGAGGCTTGTTTTCTGGACCCCCACTGGAAATTAATAGACTGAGTGCAGATCATATG AGACATCTCAGCCCCGTGCTTTTCCTGACTCATCGCCTCCCATATTTTCTGATCGGTCATCGTCTGAGAAGCCACAGCTTGGAGCTGCTGCAGCTTGACCGTGCTCTCAGTAAACTAGGCCTCCACCAGCTGAGTGACTCTGAACTGAGACAG GCTTGCTACACAAGAGGACTCAATTCCGACATGCTGAGCCTAAACCAGCGCCGTGAATGGTTGTCAAACTGGCTTCAGCTATCTACTCGTCTAAAAG AATCTGAGATCTCGCTGCTTTTACACAGCATGGTTTTGCTCTCCGCTAACTACCCAAAGCACAACTGCCACTGA
- the cd63 gene encoding CD63 antigen: MAVEGAMKCVKFLLFLFNFIFWLCGLALITLGILVQMAMHNSPVIQNASASSVPLVVIGIGVVIFFIAFFGCCGAWKESNCMLTMFSVLVGLIILTEIGAAIAGYVFRAKLAVIVKDGLTDSIIKYNNGTKDFREAVDKLQESLHCCGVNSSADWVRYKPDGNSVPESCCINVTVNCGTGTMHNPATVNQKGCQTAVEAVLKKNILWVVVAALVIAFLQVTGIIFACMLMRGIRSGYEVM, translated from the exons ATGGCTGTAGAAGGGGCAATGAAGTGTGTCAAATTTTTACTTTTTCTATTCAATTTCATCTTTTGG TTGTGCGGCTTAGCCCTGATAACACTGGGAATTCTAGTTCAAATGGCTATGCATAATAGCCCAGTGATACAGAACGCATCGGCCTCATCCGTCCCACTTGTTGTCATTGGAATTGGAGTTGTTATCTTCTTCATTGCCTTCTTTGGCTGCTGTGGAGCCTGGAAAGAGAGCAACTGCATGCTCACCATG TTCTCAGTCCTTGTCGGCCTGATTATTTTAACTGAGATTGGTGCAGCTATTGCTGGATATGTCTTCAGAGCCAAA CTGGCAGTTATTGTCAAGGACGGTTTGACTGACTCAATCATAAAGTACAACAACGGCACAAAAGATTTCCGTGAGGCTGTTGACAAACTGCAGGAGAGT TTGCATTGCTGTGGCGTGAACTCCTCTGCTGATTGGGTCAGATACAAGCCTGATGGAAACTCTGTGCCGGAGTCCTGCTGTATCAACGTCACCGTAAACTGTGGGACAGGGACCATGCATAATCCAGCCACTGTTAACCAGAAG GGATGTCAGACTGCAGTGGAAGCAGTGCTGAAAAAGAACATCCTCTGGGTCGTAGTTGCAGCACTGGTGATTGCTTTTTTGCAG gtaaCAGGCATCATATTCGCATGCATGTTGATGAGGGGCATTCGAAGTGGTTATGAAGTCATGTGA
- the nr4a1 gene encoding nuclear receptor subfamily 4 group A member 1 gives MTSVHPLLHENQVEFQSLDFTSRLDMEVRCKQCPLFATSLPSIGSLVGTYTGEFDVYACQVPSAPTSAGTTTGEDSNFKLDDFQVSGCYPSTFQLSYLDETLSSVGLDYLGSSVSVPSPSTPAFQTQPESSWYSAFGPSSTSTGYKVANKTELPQPPSFFNFSSASTEELSLLGPSQLADQESFTLAQQHSSLLPFSPLAPESDIFDGPATIEVSISPKARSPNGNEGCCAVCGDNASCQHYGVRTCEGCKGFFKRTVQKNSKYICLANKDCLVDKRRRNRCQFCRFQKCLGVGMVKEVVRTDSLKGRRGRLPSKMKLVQGLTPSASPVSMIASLVRAHIDSNPGVGKLDFSKYQETVVSPLDKEDASDIKQFYDLLTESMEEIRNWALTVPGLSAFGQEDQELLLESAFIELFILRIAYRSNSDTDKLIFCNGVVLHRMQCVRSFGDWLDSIMDFSQSLHRMKLDIPSFSCLTTLVLITDRHGLKEPKRVEDFQNQLITCLKDHISSCASDYLSKLLGKLPELRTLCTQGLQRIFYLKLQDLVPPPSIVDKIFLDTLSF, from the exons ATGACTAGTGTCCATCCTCTGCTACATGAGAATCAAGTAGAGTTCCAGAGTCTGGACTTTACTTCAAGGTTGGATATGGAGGTGAGATGCAAGCAATGCCCGCTCTTTGCAACATCTCTCCCAAGCATTGGTTCCCTTGTTGGCACCTACACAGGCGAGTTTGATGTTTATGCATGTCAGGTCCCCTCTGCCCCTACTTCTGCTGGCACAACTACTGGTGAGGACTCAAACTTTAAGCTGGACGACTTCCAAGTTTCGGGCTGCTACCCAAGCACATTCCAGCTGAGCTATCTTGATGAGACCCTGTCCTCTGTAGGCTTAGACTATTTGGGCAGCTCTGTATCGGTTCCGTCTCCTTCCACCCCAGCCTTCCAGACTCAGCCTGAATCATCTTGGTATTCCGCCTTTGGGCCTTCCTCTACCAGCACTGGGTACAAGGTGGCCAATAAGACTGAATTGCCTCAGCCACCCTCATTCTTCAACTTCAGCTCAGCATCCACAGAGGAATTATCTCTTCTGGGCCCATCCCAGTTAGCTGACCAAGAATCCTTCACTCTGGCCCAGCAGCACTCCTCACTCCTGCCCTTCTCCCCTCTAGCTCCTGAGTCAGACATTTTTGATGGCCCTGCCACTATAGAAGTCAGCATTTCCCCCAAAGCTAGAAGCCCCAATGGGAATGAAggctgctgtgctgtgtgtggggacaATGCCTCCTGTCAGCACTATGGGGTTCGCACTTGTGAGGGATGCAAAGGGTTTTTCAAG CGCACTGTACAGAAAAATTCTAAATACATTTGCCTTGCCAACAAAGACTGTCTGGTAGACAAGCGTCGCCGAAACCGATGTCAGTTTTGTCGTTTCCAAAAGTGCCTTGGTGTAGGCATGGTAAAAGAAG TTGTAAGAACAGATAGCTTAAAAGGCAGAAGAGGTCGCCTCCCTTCAAAGATGAAATTAGTCCAGGGTCTGACACCCTCTGCTTCCCCAGTTAGCATGATTGCTTCCCTTGTGAGGGCACATATTGACTCAAACCCAGGTGTTGGAAAACTGGATTTCTCTAAG TACCAGGAGACTGTGGTTAGCCCGTTAGATAAAGAAGATGCTAGTGACATCAAACAGTTCTATGACTTGCTTACAGAGTCCATGGAAGAAATTAGGAATTGGGCATTGACTGTTCCTGGATTATCTGCCTTTGGTCAGGAGGACCAGGAACTGTTGTTGGAATCTGCCTTTATTGAACTGTTCATCCTGCGCATTGCATACAG GTCCAACTCTGACACTGACAAGTTGATCTTCTGCAATGGTGTGGTGCTTCACAGGATGCAGTGTGTGAGAAGTTTTGGTGACTGGCTCGATTCCATCATGGACTTCTCACAAAGCCTGCATCGTATGAAATTGGACATACCATCCTTCTCATGTCTCACAACTTTGGTCCTAATCACCG ATCGCCATGGTCTAAAGGAACCAAAGCGTGTAGAAGACTTCCAGAACCAGCTCATCACCTGCTTGAAAGATCACATCTCTAGTTGTGCCTCAGACTACCTGTCCAAGCTCCTAGGGAAGCTTCCAGAGCTGCGGACACTGTGCACACAAGGCCTGCAGCGCATCTTCTACTTAAAACTGCAGGAcctggtccctcctccctccatagTAGACAAAATATTTCTGGACACTTTGTCtttctga
- the zgc:56699 gene encoding gametocyte-specific factor 1: MTTIRFGSTCSPTKTSAAETVPRWEEQADATDPCDPNKLLQCPYDKNHQIRACRFPYHLIKCSKNHPKLASELKTCPFNARHLMPKHELSHHIVNCVDRRSVNTEDLGNEVQSKWQVPVSTWTNPNTDEDWDEEADDVTQTPFVWGVSTTFIRPEPGISCLKPGLRSPKVLPWKI, from the exons ATGACAACCATCAGATTTGGCTCTACTTGCAGCCCTACTAAGACCTCAGCTGCAGAAACTGTTCCACGTTGGGAAGAACAGGCTG ATGCAACAGATCCATGTGACCCAAACAAGCTTCTTCAGTGTCCCTACGACAAGAATCATCAGATCCGTGCTTGTCGCTTTCCTTACCATCTGATTAAGTGCAGCAAG AACCACCCAAAACTGGCCAGTGAATTGAAAACTTGTCCTTTTAATGCCCGTCACCTTATGCCCAAGCATGAGCTGTCACATCATATTGTCAACTGTGTGGACAGAAGATCTGTTAACACAGAAGACT TGGGCAATGAGGTGCAAAGTAAATGGCAGGTCCCTGTCAGCACCTGGACAAACCCTAACACTGATGAGGATTGGGATGAAG aaGCCGATGACGTCACACAAACCCCTTTTGTATGGGGTGTGTCCACAACATTTATCAG GCCTGAGCCAGGCATAAGTTGTCTAAAACCTGGACTACGGTCCCCAAAAGTTCTCCCATGGAAGATCTAA
- the tamalin gene encoding general receptor for phosphoinositides 1-associated scaffold protein: MTFRRLKKVNSNDPESGPSCQDSAEIYFASSKSDSCKTKDLPSNASDVYNYKTLAYSGGTLPRNFRRGGGLQKWKPLTQSEPEPQRKVVVLEKNEEETFGFEIQTYGLHHQDQNSVEMCTFVCKVHDDSPAQQAGLKVGDTIASVNKATVEGFRHKEIVQLIRACGNTIRLETVYSDSIRKAELEARLQYLKQTLHEKWDEYRSLMMQEQRLVHGIVMSDASVYESLESAGVYGSLGAPSPAAMRALRCTGSTSSSASHLSAATDATDDPLYQTCLYQGSEGNTDDATNNNTEEQKQKELPPQRRLIRPASELFTSAKTHLTRSASTRSYLRGPSSSSTSTGPGEKQGGFGALQRKPKQKSFRRRLLKFIPGLNRALEEEESKF; the protein is encoded by the exons ATGACGTTCCGCAGACTGAAAAAAGTCAATTCCAATGACCCCGAGAGTGGACCATCATGCCAAGACAGTGCTGAAATCTACTTTGCTTCTTCTAAATCTGATAGTTGTAAAACTAAGGATTTACCATCTAATGCATCGGACGTGTACAATTACAAAACGTTGGCGTATTCTGGTGGGACGTTACCCAGGAATTTCAGAAGG GGTGGTGGTCTTCAGAAATGGAAGCCCCTCACACAGTCAGAGCCAGAACCACAGAG GAAGGTAGTGGTCCTGGAGAAAAATGAAGAGGAGACATTTGGATTTGAGATACAG ACATATGGACTGCACCACCAGGACCAGAACTCAGTGGAGATGTGCACGTTTGTGTGCAAGGTCCATGATGATAGTCCCGCCCAGCAAGCTGGACTTAAAGTTG GGGACACAATTGCAAGTGTGAACAAGGCCACTGTGGAAGGATTCCGGCACAAGGAGATAGTCCAACTTATCAGGGCATGTGGCAACACAATAAG GCTGGAGACTGTGTACAGTGATTCTATCCGCAAAGCCGAACTGGAAGCCCGCTTGCAGTATCTGAAG CAAACCCTTCATGAGAAATGGGATGAATACAGATCACTGATGATGCAGGAGCAGAGGCTGGTTCACG GGATAGTGATGAGCGATGCGTCTGTCTATGAGTCCCTGGAGTCAGCAGGAGTGTATGGGAGTCTGGGAGCCCCCAGCCCGGCTGCCATGCGAGCGCTCCGCTGCACcggcagcaccagcagcagtgCCAGCCACCTGAGTGCCGCCACAGACGCCACGGATGACCCCCTTTACCAGACTTGCCTGTACCAGGGCAGTGAAGGCAACACCGATGACGCCACCAACAACAACACGGAGGAGCAGAAGCAGAAAGAGCTCCCCCCTCAGAGGCGCCTGATCCGGCCCGCCAGCGAGCTCTTCACCTCGGCCAAGACCCACCTGACTCGCAGCGCCAGCACACGCAGCTACCTGCGAggcccctcgtcctcctcgacATCGACAGGGCCgggggagaagcagggaggCTTTGGTGCTCTGCAAAGGAAACCCAAGCAGAAGAGCTTCCGCCGGCGTCTTCTCAAGTTTATCCCTGGCCTCAACCGAgcgctggaggaagaggagagcaagTTCTGA